A region from the Drosophila bipectinata strain 14024-0381.07 chromosome 3R, DbipHiC1v2, whole genome shotgun sequence genome encodes:
- the gpp gene encoding histone-lysine N-methyltransferase, H3 lysine-79 specific, translating into MATPQVKDLVLRSPAGSSDVITFAWPLQIGHGQDKHDNGIDIIDTIKFVCDELPSMSSAFEETNLNQIDTACYKTMTGLVDRFNKAVDSIVALEKGTSLPAERLNKFAHPSLLRHILQLVYNAAVLDPDKLNQYEPFSPEVYGETSYELVQQMLKHVTVSKEDTFIDLGSGVGQVVLQMAGSFPLKTCIGIEKADTPARYAERMDVFFRQYMGWFGKRYCEYKLIKGDFLVDEHREKITSSTLVFVNNFAFGPTVDHQLKERFADLRDGARVVSSKSFCPLNFRITDRNLSDIGTIMHVSEIPPLKGSVSWTCKPVSYYLHVIDRTILERYFQRLKTKGGNDHEGVGTVRTTRDRAKREANVGQHHNHHHNHHNNSSNHATSNNNHHREREQSNGAASAAQVPRQKSQSPANVSGGGLATVGGQPGTGVGAGASAAANSKTRQQLQQQQQQQRSLDMESSTESDGEATNGNGGNTTTTTNATSASNGPMTRKVWSDWCSSKGKSSQSDDEENNNSNSNGGSNTGTGTGGGAGGAVGRQARAATQKKRKKLTRKAAIASKSAAAAQREAEAAAAAVAAATASKDSSSKEDQPRAAIGGPGRKGRMKKGARGRKSLKIAGLEALHKQTVLSTSLDAMTKKLPAAPGTVDQQLTALLTDSMAHTELDIPTAPQDTPYALQILLDVFRSQYMAIIDHMKSSAFVPQVQKQLAQEQERMARLKNRASQLDKQIKVLIDDSVALLKVRMNELGINVNSPNDLIAQAKEIVGRHKDLQHTVSRMRNEVTYYEGEQKHLLSKQLKNLPEYQKLCTGANGKVKLEMPPELSETTAQELVLKEIANTLSQRKKLYAQVSNIEQETTVLQKSAEERSTAAVLLAQGTNMSLASGSPATASAASSTPATAHAGATPVPVPNNKLNSAKNSRRSREHRGRSQEWPEVPEVGKIQESNPEVLAQKIVETCRQIEAGKFQGAATPAYQVNGKNKAIPEAGAPQAPIAVAPVSIKSSPGHHYKDSTLMPAPKQQSQQQVAPSLLPKCELGGLSASRIKQESPKVANFEDRLKSIITTALNEDQEHRSKAVEPSPSPSPLHSPAPKRSKQQQQHAGSMNPGQQQLPNNLHNIITVSTQGLMHLNANTTISPITPPLPGPGAGAAASTAPPPPANLPYGAYGGKATVSGKYQAAKEPKYSPVRQAPPPPPPPPSHMAALYAAGQQTGTADLSYQRRRSSVSASSYEHFMAQQQQQQQQHALMLAAAAHAAQRQHMRAEEQQQSQAQQHHQHQQHRLQQQQHLQHHHHPNEFKAPPAENLLQRSGSREQLIVEPQQQPLELLPRASSANSDYGGYRIRPPSRPSSNSSQPDYTQVSPAKMALRRHLSQEKLSQHATPQATPPLPGAGAPTSGKTIGDLVNGEIERTLEISHQSIINAAVNMSTGGAHFMERAFLNERSNERMLINLNAQRPERVHVRPLSEESQEPHPTSYAQERSSAGSAAANSNLATLAHVAYVQKAQGAARAGATAPPAAQHHTATARTGRDYQPVALPRAELKGSIEAYFHEEQQQQQQQKQSKGPGSGSSGAAAMRGSRLNGANPPLEGLAASLQDHVRARKYKEETEERQRRAAAAASSSSSSSSSGVSNSALELSNHYGHQAPPAHNYHHHHHGANLNGTPHKVELGVKRSSPLAPHQQPPRPSKLAHYDAPPTSGQAHHAHIYANGQVLQPPPAHDATTPSPTPSSSSSSCGRRSGSNSGKLLVEPPLLMSPEINSLMGDERPLQLSSHPTQSQMLHQQHQPAHLQQLRVPHLGHGHGNSHSTTPTLGERRNANAADDDDVIAADDESHWQHRVSSGFDRLVAFASTELDKTRRSIDGDTVPASISCNTSPDSGITHSSSNSDAVRTFLSTSSSSSQLELPIGNSNSLYNHHGQHSSGSNSNHLPQQQQQQQLQAHQQQQQHHHIPDHLSDSSIKSSASSSLHAGSSLKTVSPVEAIESPPLSDVGLPRTPSPSAASVATPPLASGPPLAGDLGGIPLKYQRKSKSSSEKHYKKKFCERNWEYDCDELLAYSNSSAPPTAADAAGNGPPNLDNATSAGGGGGGAAAKSGKSPKEKSSPHHSGYHQAQQHHHKSSKFRPKGKDWDWSLDSRSQTGELLPPITTNNSTTTTSN; encoded by the exons ATGGCCACACCCCAAGTCAAGGACTTGGTGTTGCGCTCACCCGCTGGCTCCTCCGACGTCATCACCTTCGCCTGGCCCCTCCAGATCGGACACGGACAGGACAAGCACGACAATGGCATCGATATCATCGACACCATCAAGTTCGTGTGCGATGAGCTGCCATCGATGTCATCGGCCTTCGAGGAGACGAACCTCAACCAAATAGACACTGCCTGCTATAAGACTATGACCGGTCTGGTCGATCGTTTCAACAAGGCCGTCGACAGTATTGTTGCATTG gaaaaagGAACTTCACTGCCCGCCGAGCGCCTAAACAAGTTCGCTCACCCTAGCCTTCTAAGACACATCTTGCAATTAGTCTACAATGCTGCCGTACTCGATCCCGACAAGCTCAACCAGTACGAGCCCTTCTCGCCGGAGGTGTATGGCGAGACCAGCTACGAGCTGGTCCAGCAGATGCTCAAGCACGTCACCGTCAGCAAGGAGGACACGTTCATCGATCTGGGCTCTGGTGTTGGCCAGGTGGTTCTCCAGATGGCCGGCTCCTTTCCCTTGAAGACGTGCATCGGCATCGAGAAGGCTGATACCCCGGCCAGGTATGCCGAGCGCATGGATGTCTTCTTTCGCCAGTACATGGGCTGGTTTGGGAAGCGCTACTGCGAGTACAAGCTGATCAAGGGTGACTTCCTGGTCGATGAGCATCGCGAGAAGATCACCTCCTCCACGCTGGTGTTTGTGAACAACTTTGCCTTTGGCCCGACGGTGGACCACCAGCTGAAGGAGCGCTTTGCGGATCTGCGCGATGGAGCGAGGGTGGTGTCCTCCAAGTCCTTTTGTCCCCTCAACTTTCGGATCACGGACAG AAACCTCAGTGACATTGGAACCATCATGCACGTGAGCGAGATCCCGCCACTCAAGGGCTCTGTCTCGTGGACCTGCAAGCCCGTCTCGTACTATCTCCATGTGATCGATCGCACCATCCTGGAGCGATACTTTCAACGCCTGAAAACCAAGGGCGGCAACGACCACGAGGGCGTGG GAACCGTGCGCACCACTCGAGATCGGGCCAAGCGTGAGGCGAACGTGGGCCAGCATCACAACCACCACCATaaccaccacaacaacagcagcaaccacGCCACCAGCAATAACAATCATCACCGGGAACGGGAACAGTCGAACGGAGCTGCCAGTGCCGCCCAGGTGCCGCGCCAGAAGTCCCAATCGCCGGCCAATGTCAGCGGTGGAGGCTTAGCCACCGTCGGTGGCCAGCCAGGAACAGGAGTAGGAGCAGGAGCCAGTGCAGCGGCCAACTCCAAGACGCgccagcagctgcagcagcaacagcagcagcagcgcagcCTGGACATGGAGAGCAGCACGGAGAGCGACGGCGAGGCGACGAATGGGAATGGAGGCAACACCACCACGACCACGAATGCCACCTCCGCCTCGAACGGCCCGATGACCCGCAAGGTGTGGTCGGACTGGTGCAGCTCCAAGGGCAAGAGCTCGCAATCGGACGACGAGgagaacaacaacagcaacagcaacgggGGAAGCAACACGGGAACGGGCACTGGCGGGGGCGCTGGAGGAGCAGTTGGTCGCCAGGCACGAGCGGCCACCCAGAAGAAGCGGAAGAAGCTGACACGGAAGGCGGCCATAGCCAGCAAGTCGGCGGCCGCGGCCCAGAGGGAAGCGgaggcggcggcagcagcggtgGCAGCGGCCACGGCCAGTAAGGACTCCAGCTCCAAGGAGGATCAGCCGCGAGCGGCCATCGGTGGCCCCGGCCGGAAGGGACGCATGAAGAAGGGTGCAAGGGGCAGGAAGTCGCTGAAGATCGCCGGCCTGGAGGCGCTGCACAAGCAGACCGTGCTCAGCACCTCCCTGGACGCGATGACGAAGAAGCTGCCCGCCGCTCCTGGAACCGTGGATCAGCAGTTGACCGCCCTGCTCACCGACAGTATGGCGCACACCGAGCTGGATATACCGACGGCGCCGCAGGACACTCCCTACGCCCTGCAGATCCTGCTGGATGTGTTCCGGTCGCAGTACATGGCCATCATCGACCACATGAAGTCGAGTGCCTTTGTGCCGCAGGTGCAGAAGCAGCTGGCCCAGGAGCAGGAGAGGATGGCGCGGCTGAAGAACCGAGCCAGCCAGCTGGACAAGCAGATCAAGGTCCTGATCGACGACAGCGTGGCGCTGCTGAAGGTGCGCATGAACGAGCTGGGCATCAACGTGAACTCCCCCAACGACCTCATCGCCCAGGCCAAGGAGATCGTGGGCCGACACAAGGACCTCCAGCACACGGTGAGCCGCATGCGGAACGAGGTCACCTACTACGAGGGCGAGCAGAAGCACCTGCTCAGCAAGCAGCTGAAGAACCTGCCGGAGTACCAGAAACTCTGCACCGGTGCCAATGGCAAGGTCAAGCTAGAGATGCCCCCAGAGCTGTCGGAGACGACGGCCCAGGAGCTGGTCCTCAAGGAGATAGCCAATACCCTGAGCCAGCGCAAGAAGCTATACGCCCAGGTGTCCAACATCGAACAGGAGACGACGGTGCTGCAGAAATCGGCGGAGGAGCGGAGCACGGCGGCGGTTCTGCTGGCCCAGGGAACCAACATGAGCCTGGCCTCCGGATCGCCCGCCACAGCGTCGGCGGCGTCCTCCACCCCAGCCACCGCCCACGCAGGCGCCACTCCCGTGCCCGTGCCAAACAACAAGCTGAATAGCGCGAAGAACTCGCGTCGCAGTCGCGAGCATCGCGGCCGGTCGCAGGAGTGGCCGGAGGTGCCCGAGGTGGGCAAGATCCAGGAGAGCAATCCCGAGGTGCTGGCCCAGAAGATCGTGGAGACGTGCCGCCAGATCGAGGCGGGCAAGTTCCAAGGAGCCGCCACACCCGCCTACCAGGTGAACGGCAAGAACAAGGCCATCCCCGAGGCTGGAGCGCCACAGGCTCCCATCGCCGTTGCTCCCGTCAGCATTAAGTCCTCGCCGGGCCATCACTACAAGGACAGTACTCTGATGCCGGCGCCCAAGCAGCAGAGCCAGCAACAGGTGGCGCCCTCGCTTCTGCCCAAGTGCGAGTTGGGGGGACTCTCCGCCAGCCGGATCAAGCAGGAGTCGCCGAAGGTGGCCAACTTCGAGGACCGGCTGAAGAGCATCATCACCACGGCCCTGAACGAGGACCAGGAGCACCGCAGCAAGGCAGTGGAGCCATCGCCCTCGCCCTCGCCCCTGCACAGCCCGGCGCCCAAGCGAtccaagcagcagcagcagcatgcGGGAAGCATGAATCCCggccagcagcagctgccCAACAATCTGCACAACATCATCACCGTCTCGACGCAGGGGCTGATGCATCTGAACGCCAACACGACAATATCCCCGATAACACCGCCCCTGCCGGGACCGGGAGCCGGAGCTGCTGCCTCCACTGCCCCGCCCCCACCAGCGAATCTCCCTTACGGAGCGTATGGTGGCAAGGCGACGGTGTCTGGAAAGTATCAGGCGGCCAAGGAGCCGAAGTACTCACCGGTGAGGCAGGCGCCGCCTcctccaccaccgccgccgtCTCACATGGCCGCCTTGTACGCCGCCGGGCAGCAGACCGGTACGGCGGACCTGAGTTACCAGCGACGCCGCAGCTCCGTGAGCGCCAGCAGCTACGAGCACTTCAtggcccagcagcagcaacagcagcagcagcatgcCCTAATGCTGGCAGCCGCCGCCCACGCCGCCCAGCGCCAGCACATGCGAgcggaggagcagcagcaaagCCAGGCCCAGCAGCatcaccagcaccagcagcaccgcctccaacagcagcagcacctccagcaccaccaccatccGAACGAATTCAAGGCACCGCCTGCCGAGAATCTTCTCCAGCGATCCGGCAGCCGGGAACAGCTGATAGTggagccgcagcagcagccgctggAGCTGCTGCCCCGGGCAAGTTCCGCCAACTCGGACTACGGCGGCTATCGCATCCGTCCGCCCAGCAGGCCCAGCTCCAACTCTTCCCAGCCGGACTACACGCAGGTGTCGCCGGCCAAAATGGCTCTGCGCCGGCACCTGTCCCAGGAGAAGCTCAGCCAGCATGCCACGCCCCAGGCCACACCGCCGCTCCCCGGAGCGGGAGCTCCAACATCCGGCAAGACCATCGGAGATCTGGTCAACGGGGAGATCGAGCGCACGCTGGAGATCTCGCACCAGAGCATCATCAACGCGGCCGTGAACATGAGCACGGGGGGTGCCCACTTCATGGAGCGGGCCTTCCTCAACGAGCGCTCCAATGAGCGGATGCTCATCAACCTGAATGCCCAGAGGCCGGAGCGCGTCCATGTCCGCCCGCTGTCCGAGGAGTCGCAGGAACCGCATCCCACCAGCTACGCCCAGGAGAGGAGCTCGGCAGGCTCGGCCGCTGCCAATAGTAATCTGGCCACTCTGGCCCACGTAGCCTATGTCCAGAAGGCCCAGGGAGCCGCACGGGCAGGAGCCACTGCGCCGCCTGCAGCCCAACACCACACGGCAACGGCTCGAACTGGCCGGGATTACCAGCCGGTGGCTCTGCCTCGGGCGGAGCTGAAGGGCAGCATCGAGGCCTACTTCcacgaggagcagcagcagcaacagcagcagaagcagtcCAAGGGGCCCGGTTCGGGATCGTCGGGAGCAGCTGCTATGCGGGGATCACGTCTGAATGGAGCCAATCCCCCATTGGAGG GTTTGGCTGCCTCTCTACAAGACCACGTGCGTGCCCGGAAGTACAAGGAGGAGACTGAGGAGCGTCAACGTCGCGCAGCAGCTgctgcctcctcctcctcgtcgtcgtcgtcgtcgggAGTATCGAACTCTGCGTTGGAGCTCTCCAACCACTATGGCCACCAAGCTCCCCCGGCCCACAACTACCATCATCACCACCATGGCGCCAATCTCAACGGAACACCGCACAAAGTGGAGC TTGGAGTGAAGAGGAGTTCACCGCTGGCGCCTCACCAACAGCCCCCGCGGCCCTCGAAGCTGGCCCACTACGATGCGCCGCCGACCTCCGGCCAGGCCCACCACGCCCACATTTACGCCAATGGACAGGTGCTGCAACCGCCGCCGGCCCATGATGCCACCACGCCCTCGCCCACAccctcgtcctcgtcgtcgtcgtgcGGACGGCGCAGTGGCAGCAACAGTGGCAAGCTGCTGGTGGAGCCGCCGCTCCTCATGAGTCCCGAGATCAACTCGCTGATGGGCGACGAGAGGCCGTTGCAGTTGTCGTCGCACCCAACGCAGTCCCAGATGCTGCACCAGCAGCATCAGCCGGCGCACCTGCAACAGCTGCGAGTGCCACATCTCGGACATGGTCATGGCAACAGTCACAGCACTACACCCACCTTGGGGGAACGGCGCAATGCCAATGCCGCCGACGACG ATGATGTGATCGCCGCCGATGATGAATCCCACTGGCAGCATCGGGTCAGCTCTGGATTTGATCGGCTGGTGGCTTTCGCCAGCACCGAGCTGGACAAGACGCGGCGCAGCATCGATGGCGACACAGTGCCGGCCTCCATCAGCTGCAACACGTCGCCGGACTCGGGCATCAcgcacagcagcagcaactcgGATGCGGTGCGCACCTTCTTGTCCACCTCTTCGAGCTCCTCGCAGCTGGAGCTGCCGatcggcaacagcaacagcctgTACAACCATCATGGCCAGcacagcagcggcagcaacagcaaccatctgccgcaacagcagcagcagcaacagttgcaggcgcatcagcagcagcagcaacaccatcaCATCCCCGATCACCTGAGCGACAGCAGCATCAAGTCGTCGGCCTCCTCGTCCCTGCATGCGGGCAGCTCCTTGAAGACAGTGTCGCCAGTGGAGGCCATCGAATCGCCGCCTCTGTCGGACGTGGGACTGCCCAGGACGCCGAGTCCCAGTGCCGCCAGCGTGGCCACCCCGCCCCTGGCTAGCGGACCGCCTCTGGCCGGGGATCTAGGTGGCATTCCACTCAAGTACCAGCGCAAATCGAAGAGCAGCTCCGAGAAGCACTACAAGAAAAAGTTCTGCGAGCGGAACTGGGAGTACGACTGCGATGAGCTGCTGGCCTACTCCAACTCCAGTGCTCCGCCAACGGCCGCTGATGCAGCTGGCAACGGGCCACCCAACCTGGATAATGCCACAagtgctggaggaggaggaggaggagctgctGCCAAGTCCGGCAAGTCGCCAAAGGAGAAATCATCGCCGCACCACAGCGGCTACCATCAGgcgcagcagcaccaccacaaGTCCTCCAAGTTCCGGCCGAAGGGCAAGGACTGGGACTGGTCGCTGGACAGTCGCAGCCAGACGGGGGAGCTGCTGCCGCCCATCACCACCAACaactccaccaccacaacgaGTAATTAA